In the genome of Telluria beijingensis, one region contains:
- a CDS encoding oxygenase MpaB family protein, which produces MPAAFRDLLRPPAGMAFDFSQPAGEPALAPHDGVSWRVFANPVSLFVGGVTAVLLELAEPSVRSGVWDHSSFQRDPGTRLRRTGFAAMMTVYGPRSQAEKMIAHVVRMHERVEGVTPDGVAYRANDPRLLDWVQATASFGFTEAYHRYVRSLSAHEKDSAFAEAGPAARLYGATGAPRSWKEWESMLARTAPGLEDSAILADFMRIMGEAPILPAPLRPLQRLLVRAAVEITPEPVRSLPQLRGRGLRFGEAALVRALARGSALVPLGDTPQAQAARRVVPA; this is translated from the coding sequence ATGCCCGCCGCATTCCGAGACCTGCTGCGTCCCCCTGCCGGGATGGCCTTCGACTTCAGCCAGCCCGCGGGCGAGCCCGCGCTGGCGCCGCACGACGGCGTCTCGTGGCGGGTATTCGCCAATCCGGTATCGCTGTTCGTGGGCGGCGTGACGGCGGTGCTGCTGGAGCTGGCCGAACCGTCGGTGCGCTCCGGCGTATGGGACCACAGCAGCTTCCAGCGCGATCCCGGCACGCGCCTGCGCCGCACCGGCTTCGCGGCGATGATGACGGTGTATGGCCCGCGCTCGCAGGCCGAGAAAATGATCGCGCACGTGGTGCGCATGCATGAGCGGGTCGAGGGCGTCACGCCCGATGGCGTCGCCTACCGCGCCAACGATCCGCGCCTGCTCGACTGGGTGCAGGCGACCGCCTCGTTCGGCTTTACCGAGGCTTACCACCGCTACGTCCGCTCCCTCTCCGCTCACGAAAAAGATTCCGCCTTCGCCGAAGCCGGTCCGGCCGCGCGCCTGTATGGCGCCACGGGCGCGCCGCGTTCATGGAAAGAGTGGGAGTCGATGCTGGCGCGGACCGCGCCCGGGCTGGAAGACTCGGCCATCCTTGCCGACTTCATGCGCATCATGGGCGAGGCGCCCATCCTGCCGGCCCCGTTGCGGCCATTGCAGCGGCTGCTGGTGCGGGCCGCGGTGGAGATCACGCCCGAGCCGGTGCGCTCGCTGCCGCAGTTGCGCGGGCGCGGCCTGCGCTTCGGCGAAGCGGCGCTGGTGCGCGCGCTGGCGCGCGGCTCGGCGTTGGTACCGCTGGGCGATACGCCGCAGGCCCAGGCCGCGCGGCGCGTCGTCCCGGCCTGA
- a CDS encoding acyl-CoA dehydrogenase has protein sequence MTRTDSSKKAAFHWDDPLLLNSQLTDDERMVRDAAAAYCQDKLQPRILEAFRHESMDVSIFREMGDLGLLGPTIPEQYGGPGLNYVAYGLIAREVERVDSGYRSMMSVQSSLVMVPIYEFGNEETRQKYLPKLATGEWIGCFGLTEPNHGSDPASMVTRARKVDGGYSLTGSKMWITNSPVADVFVVWAKDDEGAIRGFVLEKGWKGLSAPAIHGKFGLRASVTGEIVMDEVFCPEENAFPDVRGLKGPFTCLNSARYGIAWGALGAAEDCWHTARQYTMDRTQFGKPLAANQLVQKKLADMQTEITLGLQGCLRLGRMKDEGTAAVEITSIMKRNSCGKALDIARVARDMLGGNGISDEFGIIRHMVNLEVVNTYEGTHDIHALILGRAQTGIAAF, from the coding sequence ATGACCCGTACCGACTCGTCCAAAAAAGCCGCCTTCCACTGGGATGACCCGCTGCTGCTCAACAGCCAGCTGACGGACGACGAGCGCATGGTGCGCGACGCGGCCGCCGCCTATTGCCAGGACAAGCTGCAGCCGCGCATCCTCGAGGCCTTCCGCCACGAGTCGATGGATGTCTCGATCTTCCGCGAGATGGGCGACCTGGGCCTGCTGGGCCCGACCATTCCCGAACAGTATGGCGGCCCCGGCCTCAATTACGTCGCCTATGGCCTGATCGCGCGCGAAGTCGAGCGCGTCGATTCCGGCTACCGCTCGATGATGAGCGTGCAATCGTCGCTGGTGATGGTGCCGATCTACGAATTCGGCAACGAGGAAACGCGCCAGAAATACCTGCCGAAGCTGGCCACCGGCGAATGGATCGGCTGCTTCGGCCTGACCGAACCCAACCACGGTTCCGATCCGGCCTCGATGGTCACCCGCGCGCGCAAGGTCGATGGCGGCTATAGCCTGACCGGCAGCAAGATGTGGATCACCAACTCGCCCGTGGCCGACGTGTTCGTGGTGTGGGCCAAGGACGACGAAGGCGCGATCCGCGGCTTCGTGCTCGAAAAGGGCTGGAAGGGCCTGTCGGCCCCGGCGATCCACGGCAAGTTCGGCCTGCGCGCCTCGGTCACCGGGGAAATCGTCATGGACGAAGTGTTCTGCCCCGAAGAAAACGCCTTCCCCGACGTGCGCGGCCTGAAGGGCCCGTTCACCTGCCTGAACTCGGCGCGCTACGGCATCGCCTGGGGCGCGCTGGGCGCGGCCGAGGACTGCTGGCATACCGCGCGCCAGTACACCATGGACCGCACCCAGTTCGGCAAGCCGCTGGCGGCGAACCAGCTGGTGCAGAAGAAGCTGGCCGACATGCAGACCGAGATCACCCTCGGCCTGCAGGGGTGCCTGCGCCTGGGCCGCATGAAGGACGAAGGCACGGCGGCGGTCGAGATCACCTCGATCATGAAGCGCAACTCTTGCGGCAAGGCGCTGGACATCGCCCGCGTCGCGCGTGACATGCTGGGCGGTAACGGCATCTCGGACGAATTCGGCATCATCCGCCACATGGTCAACCTCGAGGTGGTCAACACCTATGAAGGCACGCACGACATCCACGCCCTGATCCTGGGCCGCGCCCAGACCGGCATCGCCGCGTTCTGA
- a CDS encoding flavin reductase family protein, producing MNTLSARAATRGFDTTHFRHALSQFATGVTVITTRLADGSFRGLTASSFNSVSLDPPLVLWSLGAGANSLPIFSGNSHYVINVLSAGQEELALRFSRRGENPFAGVEYELSRTGLPILKGVSAWFECHNRSRYPEGDHVIFVGEVEECQVHPQPALIFHGGKFGSTAGQK from the coding sequence ATGAATACACTTTCCGCCCGCGCCGCGACGCGCGGCTTCGACACGACTCATTTCCGCCACGCCCTGTCGCAATTCGCGACCGGCGTCACCGTCATCACCACGCGCCTGGCCGACGGCAGCTTCCGCGGGCTGACCGCCAGTTCCTTCAACTCGGTCTCGCTCGATCCGCCGCTGGTCCTGTGGAGCCTGGGCGCCGGCGCCAACAGCCTGCCCATCTTCAGCGGCAACTCGCACTACGTCATCAACGTGCTGTCCGCCGGCCAGGAAGAACTGGCGCTGCGCTTCTCGCGCCGCGGAGAGAACCCGTTCGCGGGCGTCGAGTACGAATTGTCGCGCACCGGCCTGCCGATCCTGAAGGGCGTGTCGGCGTGGTTCGAATGCCACAACCGCAGCCGCTATCCCGAAGGCGACCACGTCATCTTCGTCGGCGAGGTCGAAGAATGCCAGGTCCATCCGCAGCCGGCCCTGATCTTCCACGGCGGCAAGTTCGGCAGCACGGCTGGCCAAAAATAG
- the msrA gene encoding peptide-methionine (S)-S-oxide reductase MsrA, with protein sequence MSEQKATEVAILGGGCFWCVEAVYLEARGITRVESGYMGGQVDHPSYEAVCSGTTGHAEVVRLEFDPAVIAYRDILEIFFTIHDPTTLNRQGNDVGTQYRSVIFTTSPEQADIAHKVIGEMGLVWDAPIVTEVKPQETWYKAEDYHQNYFAQHPLQGYCAFVVAPKVAKFRKTFTERLKG encoded by the coding sequence ATGAGTGAGCAAAAAGCAACCGAAGTGGCCATCCTGGGCGGCGGATGCTTCTGGTGCGTCGAGGCGGTTTACCTGGAGGCGCGCGGCATTACCCGCGTGGAATCCGGCTATATGGGCGGCCAGGTCGACCATCCCAGCTACGAGGCGGTCTGCAGCGGCACCACCGGCCACGCCGAGGTGGTGCGGCTCGAATTCGATCCGGCCGTGATCGCTTATCGCGACATCCTCGAGATCTTTTTCACCATCCACGATCCGACCACCCTCAACCGCCAGGGCAATGACGTCGGCACGCAATACCGCTCGGTGATCTTCACCACCTCGCCCGAGCAGGCCGACATCGCGCACAAGGTGATCGGCGAGATGGGCCTGGTGTGGGATGCGCCGATCGTCACCGAAGTCAAGCCCCAGGAAACCTGGTACAAGGCCGAGGACTATCACCAGAATTACTTCGCCCAGCACCCGCTGCAGGGTTATTGCGCCTTCGTCGTGGCGCCGAAGGTGGCCAAGTTCCGCAAGACCTTCACGGAGCGCCTGAAGGGATAA
- a CDS encoding SAM-dependent methyltransferase — protein MFDQIKLSAWQSGLRGKLPLSLPLRVELWNGERIDLSSDPPRVTIRIPGPAALRYLRSPSLYSLGRAYVEGAIEVMGRAADIIAVGNALAASGAIDGAGKGRGRLADALGLRKNHTRESDRDAIRYHYDVSNEFYAVWLDPGMVYSCAYFERGDEDLATAQTAKIDHILRKIDLRPGQALLDIGCGWGALVLRAADKFGARCVGITLSENQAALARERVARAGLQDRVEIRLQDYRDVDGHFERITSVGMFEHVGVRHLKDYFSQVARLLAPGGVAMNHGITTTDVDNGATPYGGGQFIDEYVFPQGELAHLATVVRAMQEGGLEVRDVENLRRHYAHTCALWTDNFESNATHIRTLTDPKRFRIWHVYLAGCAYAFAHDRISLYQIVCGKAGSDVGQLPWSRRYMYP, from the coding sequence GTGTTCGATCAGATCAAGCTGTCGGCCTGGCAATCGGGCCTGCGCGGCAAGCTGCCGCTATCGCTGCCACTGCGCGTGGAGCTGTGGAACGGTGAACGCATCGACCTGTCGTCCGACCCGCCGCGGGTCACCATCCGCATCCCCGGCCCCGCCGCGCTGCGCTACCTGCGCTCCCCTTCCCTGTACAGCCTGGGCCGCGCCTACGTCGAGGGCGCGATCGAGGTGATGGGGCGCGCGGCCGACATCATCGCGGTCGGCAATGCGCTGGCGGCATCCGGCGCCATCGACGGCGCCGGCAAGGGGCGCGGCCGGCTGGCCGATGCGCTGGGCCTGCGCAAGAACCACACCCGCGAATCCGACCGCGACGCGATCCGCTACCACTACGACGTCTCGAACGAGTTCTACGCGGTCTGGCTGGACCCCGGCATGGTGTATTCCTGCGCCTACTTCGAGCGGGGCGACGAAGACCTGGCCACCGCGCAAACCGCCAAGATCGACCACATCCTGCGCAAGATCGACCTGCGTCCCGGCCAGGCCCTGCTCGACATCGGCTGCGGCTGGGGCGCGCTGGTGCTGCGCGCGGCGGACAAATTCGGCGCGCGCTGCGTGGGCATCACGCTGTCCGAGAACCAGGCCGCGCTGGCGCGCGAACGGGTGGCCAGGGCGGGGCTGCAGGACCGCGTCGAGATCCGGCTGCAGGACTACCGCGACGTCGACGGCCATTTCGAGCGCATCACCAGCGTCGGCATGTTCGAGCACGTCGGCGTGCGGCACCTCAAGGACTATTTCAGCCAGGTGGCGCGCCTGCTGGCCCCCGGCGGCGTGGCGATGAACCACGGGATCACCACGACCGACGTCGACAACGGCGCGACGCCCTACGGCGGCGGCCAGTTCATCGACGAATACGTGTTCCCGCAAGGCGAACTGGCGCACCTGGCGACCGTGGTGCGGGCGATGCAGGAAGGCGGGCTGGAAGTGCGCGACGTGGAAAACCTGCGCCGCCACTACGCCCATACCTGCGCGCTGTGGACCGACAATTTCGAGAGCAATGCGACCCACATCCGCACCCTGACCGATCCGAAACGCTTCCGCATCTGGCACGTCTACCTGGCCGGCTGCGCCTACGCCTTCGCGCACGACCGCATCAGCCTGTACCAGATCGTGTGCGGCAAGGCGGGGAGCGATGTCGGGCAGTTGCCGTGGTCGCGCAGATATATGTACCCTTGA
- the pdxH gene encoding pyridoxamine 5'-phosphate oxidase: MSSSLLDTAPDFDQPIAVLKHCHGRIRKQLATLEKLLVHLPQHGADEQARQAAGAVLRYFEKAAHLHHDDEEQDLIPMLRATAQGEDAAILQALAPTILQDHKDMDALWQDLHEQLTAIADGTGAALSDSAVRRFVASYTAHMEREEGTMAPMAMRLFSPEQMARLGQAMQLRRGIAAPTAPLSPALGEAVADLRKDYGQASLDEADVSDDPIAQFTAWFEQALKAEVNEPNAMSLSTVAASGRPSSRIVLVKQFDARGFTWYTNYDSKKGADLRDNSHAALLFFWSELERQVRIEGRVERTAPDESDRYFRSRPLKSRLSAIASAQSAPIASRAQLEQNYDVVAQGAGEDPARPDNWGGYRLIPDRIEFWQGRRSRFHDRIVYERQEDGSWTRRRLQP, from the coding sequence ATGAGCTCCTCCCTGCTTGATACCGCCCCCGATTTCGACCAGCCGATCGCCGTGCTCAAGCACTGCCACGGCCGCATCCGCAAGCAGCTCGCGACGCTGGAAAAGCTGCTGGTCCACCTGCCGCAGCACGGCGCCGACGAGCAGGCGCGCCAGGCGGCGGGCGCGGTGCTGCGCTATTTCGAAAAGGCGGCCCACCTGCACCACGACGACGAGGAGCAGGACCTGATCCCGATGCTGCGCGCCACCGCCCAGGGCGAGGACGCGGCCATCCTGCAGGCGCTGGCCCCGACCATCCTGCAGGACCACAAGGATATGGATGCGCTGTGGCAAGACCTGCACGAGCAGCTGACCGCCATCGCCGACGGTACCGGCGCGGCGCTGTCGGACAGCGCGGTAAGGCGCTTCGTGGCCAGCTATACGGCGCATATGGAGCGCGAAGAAGGAACCATGGCGCCGATGGCCATGCGCCTGTTCTCGCCAGAGCAGATGGCGCGCCTGGGCCAGGCCATGCAGCTGCGGCGCGGCATCGCCGCGCCAACCGCCCCGTTGTCACCCGCGCTGGGCGAAGCGGTGGCCGACCTGCGCAAGGACTACGGCCAGGCCAGTCTCGACGAAGCCGACGTGAGCGACGACCCGATCGCCCAGTTCACGGCCTGGTTCGAGCAGGCCCTGAAGGCCGAGGTCAACGAACCGAATGCGATGTCGCTGTCCACCGTGGCCGCCAGTGGCCGTCCGAGTTCGCGCATCGTGCTGGTCAAGCAGTTCGACGCGCGCGGCTTCACCTGGTACACGAACTACGACAGCAAGAAGGGCGCGGATTTGCGCGACAACAGCCATGCCGCCCTGCTGTTCTTCTGGAGCGAACTCGAACGCCAGGTACGCATCGAAGGACGTGTGGAGCGCACGGCGCCTGACGAAAGCGACCGTTATTTCCGCAGCCGTCCGCTCAAGAGCCGGCTGTCGGCGATTGCCTCCGCGCAGAGCGCGCCGATCGCCAGCCGCGCGCAACTCGAACAGAACTACGACGTCGTGGCGCAGGGGGCCGGCGAGGATCCGGCGCGTCCCGACAACTGGGGCGGCTACCGCCTGATCCCCGATCGCATCGAATTCTGGCAAGGCCGGCGCTCGCGCTTCCATGACCGCATCGTCTATGAGCGGCAGGAAGACGGCAGCTGGACGCGCCGGCGTTTGCAACCGTAA
- the tcdA gene encoding tRNA cyclic N6-threonylcarbamoyladenosine(37) synthase TcdA, which yields MNQINTQLFSATLDDEVDFARRFGGIARLYGERALEKFRAAHVCVIGVGGVGSWVVEALARSAVGHLTLIDLDNVAESNINRQIQALSSTVGMAKIEALKQRIAQINPFCQVTLVEDFIDPDNIPAMIAGKGFDYVVDAIDSVKPKAALIAWCSANRMPLVVVGGAGGQIDPTKVEIRDLARTEQEPLLKKVRKILRAQYGFARGEKQKYHIDAVFSMEPLRYPDAGDACAVDPNSITGLNCAGFGSSMVVTATFGMVTAGQVLRRMAEAANAEAAAEAAPAPVGQTVQAEAALLS from the coding sequence ATGAACCAGATCAACACTCAGCTCTTTTCGGCAACGTTGGACGACGAAGTCGACTTCGCGCGCCGCTTCGGCGGCATTGCACGCCTGTACGGTGAACGCGCACTGGAAAAGTTCCGTGCGGCGCACGTGTGCGTGATCGGCGTCGGCGGCGTCGGCTCGTGGGTGGTCGAGGCGCTGGCGCGCAGCGCGGTCGGCCATCTGACCTTGATCGACCTCGACAATGTGGCAGAGTCGAACATCAACCGCCAGATCCAGGCGCTGTCGTCGACCGTCGGCATGGCCAAGATCGAAGCGCTCAAGCAGCGCATCGCCCAGATCAATCCATTCTGCCAGGTCACCCTGGTCGAGGATTTCATCGATCCCGACAATATCCCGGCCATGATCGCCGGCAAGGGTTTCGACTACGTGGTCGATGCCATCGACAGCGTGAAACCGAAGGCGGCCCTGATCGCCTGGTGCAGCGCCAACCGGATGCCGCTGGTGGTGGTGGGCGGCGCCGGCGGCCAGATCGACCCGACCAAGGTCGAGATCCGCGACCTGGCCCGCACCGAGCAGGAACCGCTGCTCAAGAAAGTGCGCAAGATCCTGCGCGCGCAATACGGTTTCGCGCGCGGCGAGAAGCAGAAATACCATATCGACGCCGTGTTCTCGATGGAACCGCTGCGCTATCCCGATGCCGGCGACGCCTGCGCGGTCGATCCCAACAGCATTACCGGCCTGAACTGCGCCGGTTTCGGTTCCAGCATGGTGGTCACCGCCACCTTCGGCATGGTGACCGCCGGCCAGGTGCTGCGCCGGATGGCAGAGGCGGCGAACGCCGAGGCCGCCGCTGAAGCGGCGCCTGCCCCTGTCGGGCAAACTGTGCAAGCCGAAGCGGCCTTGTTATCATAA
- a CDS encoding FKBP-type peptidyl-prolyl cis-trans isomerase, translating into MIRRSALIALLVAAASVQAQEGAQDASKPTTQPPPDVQQSSTPPVAPPDNQVPAPVAEAPAPQVEIVDRVVGQGKEATLGSNVVVNYTGWFHKPLARQQRGRKFDSSLDAGRDPLEFQLGAGRVIKGWEQGVAGMKVGGKRTLIIPSALAYGKRGAGGGVIPPDSDLIFDVELLDVK; encoded by the coding sequence ATGATTCGTCGATCCGCATTGATTGCCCTGCTGGTGGCCGCCGCAAGCGTCCAGGCCCAGGAAGGCGCCCAAGACGCTAGCAAACCGACCACCCAGCCGCCGCCGGACGTGCAGCAGTCCAGCACGCCGCCGGTCGCGCCGCCGGACAACCAGGTGCCGGCGCCGGTGGCCGAAGCGCCCGCGCCCCAGGTCGAGATCGTCGATCGCGTGGTCGGCCAGGGCAAGGAAGCGACGCTGGGCAGCAATGTCGTGGTCAACTACACCGGCTGGTTCCACAAGCCGCTGGCCAGGCAGCAGCGCGGCCGCAAGTTCGATTCGTCGCTCGACGCCGGGCGCGATCCGCTCGAGTTCCAGCTCGGCGCGGGCCGCGTGATCAAGGGCTGGGAGCAGGGCGTGGCCGGCATGAAGGTCGGCGGCAAGCGCACCCTGATCATCCCGAGCGCGCTGGCCTATGGCAAGCGCGGCGCGGGCGGCGGCGTGATCCCGCCCGATTCCGACCTGATCTTCGACGTGGAACTGCTGGACGTCAAATAA
- the cysK gene encoding cysteine synthase A: MKIANDVTELIGNTPLVRIRKLAAGSGADLVGKLEFHNPAHSVKDRIGLAMIEAAEAAGLIHSSTTIVEPTSGNTGIALAMVCAARGYRCKLVMPETMSSERRMLLRAYGAELVLTPGSEGMLGAIRRAEEIVASDPHAFMPQQFNNPANPEVHRRTTAEEIWRDTDGRIDILVAGVGTGGTITGVSEVIKPRRPGLQVIAVEPEASPMLAKGTKGPHPIQGIGAGFVPQVLNTACYDEIIGVKNDDAFETARAAAREEGLLVGISSGAALWAAVQVARRPDNAGKLIVVIIPSFGERYLSTALYANLAG; encoded by the coding sequence ATGAAAATCGCGAACGATGTCACTGAACTGATCGGCAATACCCCGCTGGTGCGCATCCGCAAGCTGGCGGCCGGGAGCGGAGCCGACCTCGTCGGCAAGCTCGAATTCCACAATCCCGCGCACAGCGTCAAGGACCGCATCGGCCTGGCCATGATCGAGGCCGCCGAGGCGGCCGGCCTCATACATTCCAGTACAACCATCGTTGAACCCACCAGCGGCAATACCGGCATCGCGCTGGCAATGGTGTGCGCGGCGCGCGGCTACCGCTGCAAGCTGGTGATGCCCGAGACCATGAGCAGCGAACGGCGCATGCTGCTGCGCGCCTATGGCGCAGAGCTGGTGCTCACGCCCGGCAGCGAAGGCATGCTGGGCGCGATCCGGCGCGCCGAAGAGATCGTGGCGAGCGATCCGCACGCCTTCATGCCGCAGCAATTCAACAACCCCGCCAACCCCGAGGTGCACAGACGCACCACGGCCGAGGAAATCTGGCGCGACACCGATGGCAGGATCGACATCCTGGTCGCGGGCGTGGGCACCGGCGGCACCATTACCGGCGTCAGCGAGGTCATCAAGCCGCGCCGGCCGGGCCTGCAAGTGATCGCGGTGGAACCGGAAGCCTCGCCCATGCTGGCGAAAGGGACCAAGGGCCCGCACCCGATCCAGGGCATCGGCGCCGGGTTCGTACCGCAGGTGCTCAATACGGCGTGCTACGACGAGATCATCGGCGTGAAAAACGATGACGCCTTCGAGACGGCGCGCGCCGCGGCGCGCGAAGAAGGGCTGCTGGTGGGGATCTCGTCCGGCGCCGCGCTGTGGGCCGCGGTCCAGGTGGCGCGGCGGCCCGATAATGCGGGCAAGCTGATCGTCGTTATCATCCCTTCGTTTGGCGAGCGTTACCTCAGCACGGCACTGTACGCGAACCTGGCCGGCTGA
- a CDS encoding cation diffusion facilitator family transporter: protein MSHDHAHSHDHHGHDHHDHGHSHGFGHHHHHHMPSPEGHGRAFALAIGLNLAFVIVEFTYGFIAHSTALMADAGHNLSDVLGLVLAWGAAVLARSVPKGRYTYGLRGSSILAALGNGLLLMVACGAIAWEAVQRIAEPAPVAGATVSIVAAIGVVINGFSAWLFLAGSKGDLNIRGAYLHMAADAALSLGVVISGLTIMFSGWTWIDPVVSLVIVVVIVLGTWSLLRESVQLSMAAVPPNVDAGKVQAFLAGQPGVTGVHDLHIWALSTTETALTAHLVIPGGYPGDAALDAIEHTLREKYAIHHSTLQVELGTTHHHCTLQGHVH, encoded by the coding sequence ATGAGCCACGACCACGCACACTCGCACGACCACCACGGCCATGATCACCATGACCACGGTCATTCGCATGGCTTCGGCCACCACCATCACCACCATATGCCCTCGCCCGAGGGCCACGGCCGCGCCTTCGCGCTGGCGATCGGCCTAAACCTGGCCTTCGTCATCGTCGAGTTCACCTATGGTTTCATCGCCCACTCCACGGCGCTGATGGCCGACGCTGGCCACAACCTGTCCGACGTGCTGGGCCTGGTGCTGGCCTGGGGCGCCGCCGTGCTGGCCAGGAGCGTGCCCAAGGGCCGCTACACCTATGGCCTGCGCGGCTCGTCGATCCTGGCGGCGCTGGGCAACGGCCTGCTGCTGATGGTGGCTTGCGGCGCCATCGCCTGGGAAGCGGTGCAGCGCATCGCCGAACCGGCCCCCGTGGCCGGCGCCACGGTGTCGATCGTGGCCGCGATCGGGGTCGTCATCAACGGCTTCTCGGCCTGGCTGTTCCTGGCCGGCAGCAAGGGCGACCTGAACATCCGCGGCGCCTACCTGCACATGGCGGCCGACGCCGCGCTGTCGCTGGGGGTGGTGATCTCAGGACTGACGATCATGTTCTCGGGCTGGACCTGGATCGATCCGGTGGTGAGCCTGGTCATCGTGGTGGTGATCGTGCTCGGCACCTGGTCGCTGCTGCGCGAATCGGTGCAGCTGTCGATGGCGGCCGTGCCGCCGAACGTCGATGCGGGCAAGGTGCAGGCTTTCCTGGCGGGCCAGCCGGGGGTGACGGGCGTGCATGACCTGCACATCTGGGCGCTGTCGACCACCGAGACGGCGCTGACCGCCCACCTGGTGATCCCGGGCGGCTATCCGGGCGATGCCGCGCTCGACGCGATCGAGCACACGCTGCGCGAGAAGTATGCGATCCATCACAGCACCTTGCAGGTGGAGTTGGGGACGACCCATCACCACTGCACGCTGCAAGGCCACGTGCACTGA
- a CDS encoding ArsR/SmtB family transcription factor translates to MLDLTLAVNPTLDHVRAHPAAQPIAPPPEEAIGQLADLFHLLGDPTRLRIVLACLAQPTAVGEIAAGLDLSSSLVSHHLRLLRAARIVKAERQGKQVFYSAADAHISSLLSTMFEHIAEPANGMDA, encoded by the coding sequence ATGTTAGATTTGACGCTTGCCGTGAACCCGACCCTCGACCACGTCCGCGCCCATCCGGCGGCCCAGCCCATCGCCCCGCCGCCGGAAGAAGCGATCGGCCAGCTGGCCGACCTGTTCCACCTGCTGGGCGACCCGACCCGGCTGCGCATCGTGCTGGCCTGCCTGGCCCAGCCGACCGCGGTGGGCGAGATCGCGGCCGGGCTCGACCTGTCCAGCTCCCTGGTCAGCCACCACCTGCGCCTGCTGCGCGCGGCCCGCATCGTCAAGGCCGAGCGCCAGGGCAAGCAGGTCTTCTATTCGGCTGCCGACGCCCACATCAGCAGCCTGCTCTCCACCATGTTCGAGCACATCGCCGAACCCGCCAACGGAATGGACGCATGA